A stretch of the Pseudomonas helvetica genome encodes the following:
- the coaBC gene encoding bifunctional phosphopantothenoylcysteine decarboxylase/phosphopantothenate--cysteine ligase CoaBC — MQRLYRKRIVLGVGGGIAAYKSAELVRRLIDQGAEVRVVMTRGGSEFITPLTMQALSGHPVHLDLLDPAAEAAMGHIELAKWADLVLIAPATADLIARLAQGIANDLLTTLVLATDATVALAPAMNQAMWRDPATQANTQLLESRGFKVFGPASGSQACGDVGMGRMLEADDLAQCAADCFQRQALTGKHVLITAGPTQENIDPVRYITNHSSGKMGFALAEAAVEAGARVTLITGPVHLPTPDRVTRIDVVSARDMLAACEAAIPCDLFIASAAVADYRPEVVAPQKLKKDPTNGDGLLLQMVRNPDILATIATRPDRPFSVGFAAETEHLLDYAARKLKDKNLDLIVANDVANPSIGFNSEENACSVIDRELHATLFAQTSKGKIARQLITFIAERLNQV, encoded by the coding sequence ATGCAGCGGCTGTATCGGAAACGCATCGTTCTCGGCGTCGGCGGCGGCATTGCCGCCTACAAGAGCGCCGAGCTGGTTCGCCGACTCATCGACCAGGGCGCCGAAGTGCGCGTGGTCATGACCCGCGGCGGCAGCGAGTTCATCACCCCGCTGACCATGCAGGCACTCTCCGGGCACCCGGTCCACCTGGACCTGCTGGACCCGGCGGCCGAAGCTGCGATGGGCCACATCGAGCTGGCCAAATGGGCCGACCTGGTGCTGATCGCGCCGGCCACCGCCGATCTGATCGCGCGCCTGGCCCAAGGCATCGCCAATGACCTGCTGACCACCCTGGTACTGGCCACCGACGCCACCGTCGCGCTGGCCCCGGCGATGAACCAGGCCATGTGGCGCGACCCGGCCACCCAGGCCAACACTCAATTGCTCGAAAGCCGTGGCTTCAAGGTCTTCGGCCCGGCGTCCGGCAGCCAGGCCTGCGGCGACGTCGGCATGGGCCGCATGCTCGAAGCCGACGATCTGGCGCAATGCGCCGCCGACTGCTTCCAGCGTCAGGCGCTGACCGGCAAACACGTACTGATCACTGCCGGTCCGACCCAGGAAAACATCGACCCGGTGCGCTACATCACCAACCACAGCTCCGGGAAAATGGGCTTTGCGCTGGCCGAAGCCGCGGTTGAAGCCGGCGCCCGGGTGACCTTGATCACCGGCCCCGTGCACCTGCCGACCCCGGATCGCGTCACCCGGATTGACGTGGTCAGCGCCCGCGACATGCTCGCCGCCTGTGAAGCCGCGATCCCTTGCGACCTGTTCATCGCGTCTGCTGCGGTTGCGGACTATCGTCCGGAAGTCGTCGCCCCACAAAAACTCAAGAAAGACCCTACGAACGGCGACGGCTTGTTGCTGCAAATGGTCCGCAACCCAGACATTCTGGCGACCATAGCCACACGCCCCGACCGTCCGTTCAGTGTTGGTTTCGCCGCCGAAACCGAACACCTGCTCGACTACGCTGCACGCAAGCTGAAAGACAAAAACCTCGACCTGATCGTCGCCAACGACGTGGCCAACCCGAGCATTGGCTTCAACAGCGAGGAAAACGCTTGCAGCGTGATCGACCGGGAGTTGCACGCAACACTCTTCGCCCAGACCAGCAAGGGCAAAATCGCCCGCCAGCTGATCACTTTTATCGCCGAACGTCTGAACCAGGTTTAA
- the dut gene encoding dUTP diphosphatase, whose protein sequence is MHALQAKILDPRIGREFPLPQYATPGSAGLDLRAMLEQDTVIKPGETLLIPTGLSVYIGDPGLAALILPRSGLGHKHGIVLGNLVGLIDSDYQGPLMVSCWNRGQTDFNIVVGERLAQLVLVPVVQAHFEMVEEFVETQRGTGGFGHSGTN, encoded by the coding sequence ATGCACGCTTTACAAGCCAAGATCCTCGACCCACGCATTGGCCGCGAATTCCCGCTGCCGCAGTACGCCACGCCAGGCTCCGCCGGCCTCGACCTGCGGGCGATGCTGGAACAGGACACGGTCATCAAGCCGGGTGAAACCCTGCTGATCCCGACCGGCCTGTCGGTGTACATCGGCGATCCGGGCCTCGCCGCACTGATCCTGCCGCGCTCGGGCCTGGGCCATAAGCACGGCATCGTGCTGGGCAATCTGGTCGGGCTGATCGACTCCGATTACCAGGGTCCGCTGATGGTCTCCTGCTGGAACCGCGGCCAGACCGACTTCAACATCGTGGTCGGCGAACGCCTTGCCCAACTGGTGCTGGTGCCGGTGGTTCAGGCGCACTTCGAGATGGTGGAAGAGTTCGTCGAAACCCAGCGCGGCACCGGCGGATTCGGACACTCGGGCACCAATTGA
- the argB gene encoding acetylglutamate kinase, which yields MTIEREAAANTAKVLSEALPYIRRYVGKTLVIKYGGNAMESEELKTGFARDIVLMKAVGINPVVVHGGGPQIGDLLKRLSIESHFIDGMRVTDAQTMDVVEMVLGGQVNKDIVNLINRHGGSAIGLTGKDAELIRAKKLTVTRQTPEMTQPEIIDIGQVGEVVGINTDLLNLLVKGDFIPVIAPIGVGANGESYNINADLVAGKVAEALKAEKLMLLTNIAGLMDKSGTVLTGLSTQQVDELIADGTIYGGMLPKIRCALEAVQGGVGSSLIIDGRVPNAILLEIFTDTGVGTLISNRKRP from the coding sequence ATGACCATCGAACGCGAAGCCGCCGCCAACACCGCCAAGGTCCTGTCCGAAGCGCTGCCTTACATTCGCCGCTATGTCGGCAAGACCCTGGTGATCAAATACGGCGGCAACGCGATGGAAAGCGAGGAGCTGAAAACCGGCTTTGCCCGCGACATCGTGCTGATGAAGGCCGTGGGCATCAACCCGGTGGTGGTTCACGGCGGCGGCCCGCAAATCGGCGACCTGCTCAAGCGCCTGTCGATCGAGAGCCACTTCATCGACGGCATGCGTGTCACTGACGCCCAGACCATGGACGTGGTGGAAATGGTCCTCGGTGGCCAGGTGAACAAAGACATCGTCAACCTGATCAACCGCCACGGCGGCAGCGCCATCGGCCTGACCGGCAAAGACGCCGAGCTGATTCGTGCGAAGAAGCTCACCGTGACCCGTCAGACACCGGAGATGACCCAGCCGGAAATCATCGACATCGGCCAGGTGGGCGAAGTGGTCGGGATCAACACCGACCTGCTGAACCTGCTGGTCAAAGGCGATTTCATCCCGGTGATCGCGCCAATCGGTGTCGGTGCCAACGGCGAGTCATACAACATCAACGCTGACCTGGTAGCCGGCAAGGTCGCTGAAGCACTGAAAGCTGAAAAGCTGATGCTGCTGACCAACATTGCCGGCCTGATGGACAAATCCGGCACGGTCCTGACCGGCCTGAGCACCCAGCAGGTCGACGAACTGATCGCCGACGGCACCATCTACGGTGGCATGCTGCCAAAGATCCGTTGCGCGCTGGAAGCCGTACAGGGCGGCGTCGGCAGCTCGCTGATCATCGATGGCCGGGTGCCGAATGCGATTCTGCTGGAAATCTTCACCGACACCGGTGTGGGCACCTTGATCAGTAATCGCAAGCGTCCATAA
- the pyrE gene encoding orotate phosphoribosyltransferase codes for MQAYQRDFIRFAIDRGVLRFGEFTLKSGRTSPYFFNAGLFNSGSALAQLGRFYAAAIVESGIAFDVLFGPAYKGIPLAATTAVALAEHHDRDLPWCFNRKEAKAHGEGGSLVGAPLTGDVLIIDDVITAGTAIREVMQIIASQEGAKAAGVLIALNRQERGNGELSAIQEVERDFGIPVISIVSLNQVLEFLADDPQLKQHLPAVEAYRAQFGV; via the coding sequence ATGCAAGCGTATCAGCGCGACTTCATTCGTTTTGCCATCGATCGCGGCGTTTTGCGCTTCGGTGAGTTCACCCTGAAGTCCGGGCGTACCAGTCCTTACTTCTTCAATGCCGGCCTTTTCAACTCGGGTTCTGCGCTGGCGCAGCTGGGTCGTTTCTACGCGGCAGCCATCGTCGAGAGCGGCATCGCGTTCGACGTGCTGTTTGGCCCAGCGTACAAAGGCATTCCTTTGGCGGCGACCACCGCCGTGGCATTGGCCGAGCACCATGACCGCGATCTGCCATGGTGCTTCAATCGCAAGGAGGCCAAGGCCCACGGCGAAGGCGGCAGCCTGGTCGGCGCGCCATTGACCGGCGACGTGCTGATCATCGACGACGTGATCACCGCCGGTACCGCAATCCGTGAAGTGATGCAGATCATCGCTTCCCAGGAAGGCGCCAAGGCGGCCGGCGTGCTGATCGCGCTGAACCGTCAGGAGCGTGGCAACGGTGAATTGTCGGCAATCCAGGAAGTGGAGCGTGACTTCGGTATCCCGGTGATCAGCATTGTTTCGCTGAATCAGGTGCTGGAATTCCTCGCCGACGATCCACAGCTCAAGCAGCATTTGCCAGCGGTAGAAGCCTACCGCGCGCAGTTCGGCGTCTAA
- a CDS encoding exodeoxyribonuclease III, giving the protein MRIISVNVNGIQAAVERGLLSWLQAQNADVICLQDTRASAFELDDPAFQLDGYFLYACDAEVPAQGGVALYSRLQPKAVISGLGFETADRYGRYLQADFDKVSIATLLLPSGQNGDEDLNQKFKLMDDFARYLDKQRRKRREYIYCGSLYVAQQKLDIKNWRDSQQSPGFLAPERAWMDEIVGNMGYVDALREVSREGDQYSWWPDNEQAEMLNLGWRFDYQLLTPGLRRFVRSARLPRQPRFSQHAPLIVDYDWTLTI; this is encoded by the coding sequence ATGCGGATCATCAGTGTGAACGTCAATGGTATTCAGGCTGCAGTCGAGCGTGGTTTGCTCAGTTGGCTGCAGGCACAGAATGCCGACGTCATCTGCCTGCAGGACACCCGCGCCTCCGCCTTTGAACTGGACGATCCAGCCTTCCAACTGGATGGCTACTTCCTTTATGCCTGCGATGCCGAAGTTCCCGCCCAAGGTGGCGTGGCTTTGTACTCGCGGTTGCAACCGAAGGCTGTCATCAGCGGTCTCGGCTTTGAGACGGCCGACCGCTACGGGCGCTACCTGCAAGCCGATTTCGACAAGGTCAGCATCGCGACCTTGCTGCTCCCTTCGGGGCAGAACGGCGATGAAGACTTGAACCAGAAGTTCAAGCTAATGGACGATTTCGCCCGTTATCTGGATAAACAGCGACGCAAACGTCGCGAGTACATTTATTGTGGCTCGCTGTACGTGGCGCAACAGAAGCTGGATATCAAGAACTGGCGCGACAGCCAGCAATCCCCGGGCTTCCTGGCGCCAGAGCGTGCCTGGATGGACGAGATTGTCGGCAACATGGGGTATGTCGATGCCCTGCGCGAAGTCAGCCGCGAAGGCGATCAGTACAGCTGGTGGCCAGACAACGAACAGGCTGAAATGCTCAACCTGGGCTGGCGTTTCGACTACCAGCTGCTGACCCCGGGTCTGCGCCGCTTTGTACGCAGCGCTCGCTTGCCACGTCAGCCGCGGTTCTCGCAACACGCGCCGTTGATCGTGGACTACGACTGGACGCTGACGATCTAA
- a CDS encoding DUF4870 domain-containing protein, whose translation MNDEQLPAPAPSQEVRQWAMFCHLSAFLGYWFPFGSLIGPLILWQMKREQDPFIDAQGKEALNFQITVAVAATICIPLMFVLIGIPLFGLLVIAAVVLTIIGGVKANEGVAYRYPFTWRPIK comes from the coding sequence ATGAATGACGAGCAGCTACCCGCACCCGCACCGAGCCAGGAAGTCAGGCAATGGGCGATGTTCTGTCATTTGTCGGCGTTTCTTGGCTACTGGTTTCCGTTCGGCAGCCTGATCGGGCCGCTGATCCTGTGGCAGATGAAGCGCGAGCAGGACCCGTTCATCGACGCGCAGGGCAAGGAAGCGCTGAATTTCCAGATCACCGTGGCGGTGGCGGCCACGATCTGTATTCCGCTGATGTTCGTATTGATCGGCATCCCGCTGTTCGGCTTGCTGGTGATCGCTGCGGTGGTGCTGACCATCATTGGCGGCGTCAAGGCGAATGAGGGCGTGGCTTACCGCTACCCCTTCACCTGGCGGCCGATCAAATAA
- the rph gene encoding ribonuclease PH — protein sequence MKRPSGRAADQLRSIRITRNYTKHAEGSVLVEFGDTKVICTVSVENGVPRFLKGQGQGWLTAEYGMLPRATGERNQREASRGKQGGRTLEIQRLIGRSLRAALDMSKLGDVTLYVDCDVIQADGGTRTASITGAMVALVDALKVIKKRGGLKGGDPLKQMIAAVSVGMYQGEPVLDLDYLEDSAAETDLNVVMTSTGGFIEVQGTAEGAPFQPEELNAMLELAKKGMNDIFDLQNAALAD from the coding sequence ATGAAACGTCCAAGTGGTCGCGCTGCCGATCAGCTCCGCTCGATCCGCATTACCCGCAACTACACCAAACACGCCGAGGGATCTGTACTGGTCGAGTTCGGTGATACCAAGGTGATCTGCACCGTCAGCGTCGAAAACGGCGTGCCGCGCTTCCTCAAGGGGCAGGGCCAAGGCTGGCTGACCGCCGAATACGGCATGCTGCCGCGCGCCACTGGCGAGCGTAACCAGCGTGAAGCGAGCCGCGGCAAGCAAGGCGGCCGTACGCTGGAGATCCAGCGTCTGATCGGTCGTTCCCTGCGCGCTGCGCTGGACATGTCCAAGCTGGGCGACGTGACCCTGTACGTCGACTGCGACGTGATCCAGGCCGACGGCGGTACGCGTACTGCCTCGATCACTGGCGCCATGGTTGCGCTGGTCGACGCCTTGAAAGTGATCAAGAAACGCGGCGGCCTGAAAGGCGGTGACCCGCTCAAGCAGATGATTGCTGCTGTGTCCGTGGGCATGTATCAGGGCGAGCCAGTGCTGGATCTGGACTACCTGGAAGACTCGGCTGCCGAGACCGACCTGAACGTGGTGATGACCAGCACCGGTGGTTTCATCGAAGTGCAGGGCACCGCTGAAGGCGCGCCGTTCCAGCCTGAAGAGCTGAACGCGATGCTGGAGCTGGCGAAGAAAGGCATGAACGATATTTTCGATCTGCAGAACGCTGCGTTGGCTGACTGA
- a CDS encoding YicC/YloC family endoribonuclease, which translates to MVHSMTAFARVEKAGSQGTLSWELRSVNSRYLEPHLRLPESFRDLEGNVREALRQGLSRGKLECTLRFTEETAGKPLQVDRERAAQLVAAAETVASLIKNPSALNPLEVLAWPGVLVADASDPQALNAEALALFNEGLKELKAGREREGAELARLINERLTSIEEDVVTLRELVPQMLATQRQKVLDRFADMKAELDPQRLEQEMVMLAQKSDVAEELDRLSTHIIEVRRVLKSGGAAGRRLDFLMQELNREANTLGSKAFDPRSTQAAVNLKVLIEQMREQVQNIE; encoded by the coding sequence ATGGTGCACAGCATGACCGCCTTCGCCCGCGTCGAAAAAGCCGGCAGCCAGGGCACCCTGAGCTGGGAGCTGCGTTCGGTCAACAGCCGTTACCTGGAACCGCACCTGCGCCTGCCCGAGTCCTTTCGCGACCTCGAAGGCAACGTGCGCGAAGCACTGCGTCAGGGCCTGTCGCGCGGCAAGCTCGAATGCACCCTGCGCTTCACCGAAGAAACCGCCGGCAAACCGCTGCAAGTCGACCGCGAACGCGCCGCGCAACTGGTCGCCGCCGCCGAGACCGTCGCCAGCCTGATCAAGAACCCTTCAGCCCTCAACCCGCTGGAAGTGCTGGCCTGGCCTGGCGTGCTGGTTGCCGATGCAAGCGACCCGCAAGCGCTCAACGCCGAGGCGCTGGCCCTGTTCAATGAAGGCCTCAAGGAACTCAAGGCTGGCCGCGAGCGCGAAGGTGCGGAGCTGGCCCGACTGATCAACGAACGCCTGACGTCGATTGAAGAAGACGTGGTGACCCTGCGCGAACTGGTTCCGCAGATGCTCGCCACCCAGCGTCAGAAGGTGCTCGACCGCTTTGCCGACATGAAGGCCGAGCTCGACCCGCAGCGCCTGGAACAGGAAATGGTCATGCTCGCGCAAAAAAGCGACGTCGCCGAAGAACTGGACCGCCTGAGCACCCACATCATCGAAGTTCGCCGCGTGCTCAAGTCCGGCGGCGCTGCCGGTCGGCGCCTCGACTTCCTGATGCAGGAGCTCAACCGCGAAGCCAATACACTGGGCTCCAAAGCCTTCGACCCGCGCAGCACCCAGGCTGCGGTCAACCTCAAAGTGTTGATCGAGCAGATGCGCGAACAAGTGCAGAACATTGAGTAA
- the gmk gene encoding guanylate kinase, whose protein sequence is MTHSTGTLYIISAPSGAGKTSLVKDLINDLPQIRLSISHTTRAMRQGEVDGVNYHFVDRTQFVKMIEHGDFLERAEVFGNLYGTSQSHLQQTLDEGHDLILEIDWQGAEQVRKLMPHARSIFILPPSQEALRQRLHGRGQDSHEIIEGRMREAVSEMSHYVDYDYLIINDDFNQALEDLKAIFRANQLHQKRQQQRFGKLLAELLG, encoded by the coding sequence ATGACCCACAGCACTGGCACCCTGTACATCATTTCCGCCCCGTCCGGCGCTGGCAAAACCAGCCTGGTCAAGGACCTGATCAACGATCTTCCACAGATCCGTCTTTCGATCTCGCACACCACCCGCGCCATGCGCCAGGGCGAAGTGGACGGAGTGAACTACCACTTTGTCGACCGCACCCAGTTCGTGAAGATGATCGAGCACGGCGACTTCCTGGAGCGCGCCGAAGTGTTCGGCAACCTCTATGGCACTTCGCAAAGCCACCTGCAGCAGACCCTGGATGAAGGCCACGACCTGATCCTGGAAATCGACTGGCAAGGTGCCGAACAGGTGCGCAAGTTGATGCCGCATGCGCGCTCGATCTTCATTCTGCCGCCCTCCCAGGAGGCCTTGCGCCAACGCCTGCACGGCCGTGGCCAGGACAGCCACGAGATCATTGAAGGCCGGATGCGTGAAGCGGTCAGCGAGATGAGCCACTACGTCGACTACGACTACCTGATCATCAACGATGATTTCAACCAGGCGCTGGAAGACCTGAAAGCGATTTTCCGCGCCAATCAGCTGCATCAGAAACGTCAGCAACAGCGTTTCGGTAAATTGCTTGCCGAATTGCTGGGCTGA
- the rpoZ gene encoding DNA-directed RNA polymerase subunit omega, whose protein sequence is MARVTVEDCLEHVENRFELVMLSTKRARQLATGGKEPLVQWENDKPTVVALREIAEGLMSYEFIANAEIVEDEPLFAAFEDESNEAV, encoded by the coding sequence ATGGCCCGCGTAACCGTTGAAGACTGCCTAGAACACGTGGAAAACCGCTTTGAGCTGGTCATGCTCTCTACCAAGCGTGCCCGTCAACTGGCCACCGGCGGCAAAGAGCCTCTGGTCCAGTGGGAAAACGACAAACCTACCGTTGTGGCCCTGCGTGAAATCGCTGAAGGCCTGATGAGCTACGAGTTCATCGCCAATGCTGAAATCGTCGAAGACGAACCGCTGTTCGCAGCGTTCGAGGACGAGTCCAACGAGGCCGTCTAA
- the spoT gene encoding bifunctional GTP diphosphokinase/guanosine-3',5'-bis pyrophosphate 3'-pyrophosphohydrolase → MPSIDALAERLSTYLGTDQVNLVRRAYFYAEQAHDGQRRRSGEAYVTHPLAVANILADMHMDHQSLMAAMLHDVIEDTGIAKEALSAQFGETVAELVDGVSKLTQMNFETKAEAQAENFQKMAMAMARDIRVILVKLADRLHNMRTLEVLSGEKRRRIAKETLEIYAPIANRLGMHAIRVEFEDLGFKAMHPMRSARIYQAVKRARGNRKEIVNKIEESLSHCLAIDGIQGEVSGRQKHLYGIYTKMRGKRRAFNEIMDVYAFRIIVDKVDTCYRVLGAVHNLYKPLPGRFKDYIAIPKANGYQSLHTTLFGMHGVPIEIQIRTREMEEMANNGIAAHWLYKSSGDEQPKGTHARARQWVKGVLEMQQRAGNSLEFIESVKIDLFPDEVYVFTPKGRIMELPKGSTAVDFAYAVHTDVGNSCIACRINRRLAPLSEPLQSGSTVEIVSAPGARPNPAWLNFVVTGKARTHIRHALKLQRRSESISLGERLLNKVLNGFDSSLEKVPAERIKAMLNEYRLELIEDLLEDIGLGNRMAYVVARRLLGEGEQLPSPEGPLAIRGTEGLVLSYAKCCTPIPGDPIVGHLSAGKGMVVHLDNCRNISEIRHNPEKCIQLSWAKDVTGEFNVELRVELEHQRGLIALLASSVNAADGNIEKISMDERDGRISVVQLVVSVHDRVHLARVIKKLRALTGVIRITRMRA, encoded by the coding sequence ATGCCGAGCATAGACGCCCTCGCCGAACGCTTATCGACCTACCTCGGCACTGACCAGGTCAACCTGGTCCGCCGAGCGTACTTCTACGCCGAACAAGCCCACGATGGCCAGCGCCGCCGCAGCGGCGAGGCGTACGTCACGCACCCGTTAGCGGTCGCGAACATTCTTGCCGACATGCACATGGACCATCAGAGTTTGATGGCCGCGATGCTGCATGACGTGATCGAAGACACCGGTATTGCCAAGGAAGCGCTCTCTGCGCAGTTTGGCGAAACCGTGGCCGAACTGGTCGACGGGGTCAGCAAACTGACCCAGATGAACTTCGAGACCAAAGCCGAAGCCCAAGCCGAAAACTTCCAGAAAATGGCCATGGCCATGGCCCGCGACATTCGCGTGATCCTGGTCAAACTGGCCGACCGCCTGCACAACATGCGCACGCTGGAAGTCCTGTCCGGTGAAAAGCGCCGGCGGATCGCCAAGGAAACCCTGGAAATCTACGCGCCCATCGCCAACCGGCTGGGCATGCATGCCATCCGCGTAGAATTCGAAGACCTGGGCTTCAAGGCCATGCACCCGATGCGTTCCGCGCGGATCTACCAGGCGGTCAAGCGCGCCCGGGGCAATCGCAAGGAAATCGTCAACAAGATCGAAGAATCCCTCAGCCATTGCCTGGCCATCGACGGCATTCAGGGCGAGGTCAGCGGTCGCCAGAAACACCTGTACGGCATCTACACGAAAATGCGCGGCAAGCGCCGGGCCTTCAACGAGATCATGGACGTCTACGCGTTCCGGATCATCGTCGACAAGGTCGATACCTGCTACCGCGTGCTCGGTGCTGTGCATAATTTGTACAAACCGTTGCCGGGGCGCTTCAAGGATTACATCGCGATTCCCAAGGCCAACGGCTATCAGTCGTTGCACACCACGCTCTTCGGCATGCACGGCGTACCGATCGAAATCCAGATCCGCACCCGTGAAATGGAAGAGATGGCCAATAACGGCATCGCCGCCCATTGGCTGTACAAATCCAGCGGCGACGAGCAGCCAAAAGGCACTCACGCCCGCGCCCGCCAGTGGGTCAAGGGCGTGCTGGAAATGCAGCAACGCGCCGGTAACTCGCTGGAGTTCATTGAAAGCGTGAAGATCGACCTGTTCCCGGACGAGGTCTACGTGTTCACGCCAAAAGGCCGGATCATGGAGCTGCCAAAAGGCTCCACGGCGGTCGACTTCGCTTACGCGGTGCACACTGACGTCGGCAACAGTTGCATCGCCTGCCGGATCAACCGCCGCCTGGCGCCGCTGTCCGAACCGCTGCAAAGCGGCTCGACGGTCGAAATCGTCAGCGCTCCGGGCGCACGGCCGAACCCGGCGTGGCTCAACTTCGTGGTCACCGGCAAGGCCCGCACGCACATTCGTCACGCGCTGAAACTGCAGCGCCGCTCCGAGTCCATCAGCCTCGGCGAACGCCTGCTGAACAAGGTGCTCAACGGCTTCGACAGCTCGCTGGAAAAAGTCCCGGCCGAGCGCATCAAGGCGATGCTCAACGAATACCGCCTCGAACTGATCGAAGACCTGCTTGAAGACATCGGCCTGGGCAATCGCATGGCCTATGTCGTCGCCCGCCGCCTGCTCGGCGAAGGCGAACAGTTGCCAAGCCCGGAAGGTCCGCTGGCGATTCGCGGCACCGAAGGCCTGGTACTCAGTTACGCCAAGTGCTGCACGCCGATCCCGGGCGACCCGATTGTCGGCCACCTGTCTGCCGGCAAAGGCATGGTCGTGCACCTGGACAACTGCCGCAACATCAGCGAAATCCGCCACAACCCGGAAAAATGCATCCAGCTCTCGTGGGCCAAGGATGTCACCGGCGAATTCAATGTCGAACTGCGCGTCGAGCTGGAACACCAGCGCGGCCTGATTGCCTTGCTGGCCAGCAGCGTCAACGCCGCGGACGGCAACATCGAAAAAATCAGCATGGACGAACGCGACGGTCGTATCAGCGTGGTCCAACTGGTGGTCAGCGTACACGACCGTGTACACCTGGCCCGCGTGATCAAGAAACTGCGCGCCCTGACCGGGGTGATTCGCATCACCCGCATGCGTGCCTAG
- a CDS encoding RidA family protein: MTKTVITSDKAPAAIGTYSQAIKAGNTVYMSGQIPLDPKTMELVEGFEAQTVQVFENLKAVAEAAGGSFKDIVKLNIFLTDLSHFAKVNEIMGKYFDQPYPARAAIGVAALPKGSQVEMDAILVIE; this comes from the coding sequence ATGACCAAGACTGTTATCACCAGCGACAAGGCCCCGGCCGCCATCGGTACTTACTCCCAGGCGATCAAGGCTGGCAACACTGTCTACATGTCCGGCCAGATCCCGCTCGACCCAAAAACCATGGAACTGGTCGAAGGCTTCGAAGCCCAGACCGTCCAGGTGTTCGAGAACCTGAAAGCCGTGGCTGAAGCCGCTGGCGGTTCGTTCAAGGACATCGTCAAACTGAACATCTTCCTCACCGACCTGAGCCACTTCGCCAAGGTCAACGAGATCATGGGCAAATACTTCGACCAGCCTTACCCAGCGCGCGCCGCCATCGGCGTGGCCGCCCTGCCAAAGGGTTCGCAGGTTGAAATGGATGCCATCCTGGTCATCGAGTAA
- a CDS encoding NAD-dependent epimerase/dehydratase family protein, with the protein MSAPSVLIAGCGDVGGRLATQLLASGWEVHGLRRDISRLPEGVIGVAGDLFNEDCPATWPVGAVDYLVYCAAATDHDEAGYRAAYVQGLQHVLEWLNDYGQAPKRLLFVSSSSVYGQQNGEWIDETSPTQAAGYSGRVMLEAEQIALNSGIPASLVRLTGIYGPGREWLLSQVRQGYRVAVDPPLYANRIHVDDAAGLLAFLLLRAERDEALDDCYIGVDDAPAPLAEVVGWLREYLGVTDWSEDASVRRTGSKRCSNARAKALGWTPRYPSFREGYAAILEGRS; encoded by the coding sequence ATGTCCGCGCCTTCTGTTTTGATCGCCGGTTGTGGCGATGTCGGCGGCCGTCTGGCCACTCAACTGTTGGCCTCGGGGTGGGAGGTTCATGGTTTGCGGCGTGACATCTCGCGCCTGCCCGAGGGCGTTATTGGCGTTGCCGGCGACTTGTTCAATGAAGACTGCCCGGCGACCTGGCCCGTCGGGGCGGTGGATTACCTGGTGTATTGCGCGGCCGCCACCGATCACGATGAAGCCGGTTACCGCGCCGCTTATGTCCAGGGCTTGCAGCATGTGCTGGAATGGCTGAACGACTACGGCCAGGCACCGAAGCGCTTGCTGTTTGTCTCCAGCAGCAGCGTGTACGGGCAGCAGAACGGTGAATGGATCGATGAAACATCGCCGACTCAAGCGGCCGGCTATTCCGGGCGAGTGATGCTGGAAGCCGAGCAGATCGCATTAAACAGCGGCATTCCTGCGAGTCTGGTGCGCCTGACCGGGATTTACGGCCCGGGTCGTGAGTGGCTGTTGAGCCAGGTGCGGCAGGGCTATCGCGTTGCGGTTGATCCGCCGCTGTATGCCAACCGGATTCATGTGGATGACGCGGCTGGGTTGTTGGCGTTCCTGTTGCTGCGTGCCGAACGCGACGAGGCGCTGGATGACTGCTATATCGGCGTCGACGACGCGCCCGCGCCGTTGGCGGAGGTGGTGGGCTGGTTACGCGAGTACCTCGGGGTGACCGACTGGTCGGAGGATGCCAGCGTGCGCCGTACGGGCAGCAAGCGTTGCAGCAACGCCCGGGCTAAAGCGTTGGGCTGGACGCCGCGTTATCCGAGCTTTCGTGAAGGGTATGCGGCGATTCTTGAAGGTCGCAGCTGA